A genomic segment from Salvia splendens isolate huo1 chromosome 13, SspV2, whole genome shotgun sequence encodes:
- the LOC121761002 gene encoding agmatine deiminase-like isoform X2: protein MNEALAAPITTISFPTSSLTYLNLKFKLLLQFYDSELLGLKPLISIQSPPLMKSDLEERVARMELKGSPAEWAPHSRCWIGWPERPDNWRDNAVHAQRVFTKVETASSRFEPVTVCASSVQWKNARGHLPEHIRVVEMSMNDSWLRDFGPTFVIRNSFSDKEKLGSKVAGIDWNFNGYGGMDEGCYDDWSLDLLIAHKVLEIENVPRFSHSMILEGGSIDVDGEGPFHIVRLEDAREIVLGGGNVHCITQQQPASP from the exons atgaaTGAAGCACTAGCAGCTCCGATCACTACCATTTCCTTTCCCACTTCTTCGCTGACatatctaaatttaaaattcaaactGCTGCTACAATTCTACGATTCAGAGCTATTAGGTCTAAAACCCCTCATTTCAATTCAATCTCCGCCTCT TATGAAGAGTGATTTGGAAGAGCGGGTGGCAAGGATGGAGCTGAAAGGGAGTCCCGCCGAGTGGGCCCCTCACTCGCGCTGCTGGATCGGCTGGCCT GAACGGCCAGACAATTGGCGTGATAATGCCGTGCATGCTCAACGCGTCTTTACTAAAGTGGAAACTGCAAGTTCAAGATTTGAACCAGTTACTGTATGTGCCAGTTCTGTGCAG TGGAAGAATGCGCGTGGTCACTTGCCGGAACATATCAGGGTGGTTGAGATGAGCATGAATGACTCTTGGCTTCGTGACTTTGGCCCAACG TTTGTTATCAGAAATAGTTTCTCTGATAAAGAGAAGTTAGGCAGCAAGGTTGCAGGAATTGACTGGAACTTCAATGGCTATGGTG GCATGGATGAAGGTTGTTATGATGATTGGAGCCTTGACTTACTTATAGCTCATAAG GTTCTGGAAATTGAAAATGTTCCAAGGTTTTCTCATTCTATGATTCTTGAAGGTGGAAGCATTGATGTTGATGGAGAAGGTCCTTTCCAT ATTGTCAGACTCGAAGATGCTCGTGAGATTGTGCTTGGCGGAGGAAATGTACATTGCATCACCCAGCAGCAACCAGCTTCGCCATAA
- the LOC121761002 gene encoding agmatine deiminase-like isoform X4, with protein MNEALAAPITTISFPTSSLTYLNLKFKLLLQFYDSELLGLKPLISIQSPPLMKSDLEERVARMELKGSPAEWAPHSRCWIGWPERPDNWRDNAVHAQRVFTKVETASSRFEPVTVCASSVQWKNARGHLPEHIRVVEMSMNDSWLRDFGPTVLEIENVPRFSHSMILEGGSIDVDGEGPFHVLAYRKLLVTNSMLFFSTLAKYSTFIIHL; from the exons atgaaTGAAGCACTAGCAGCTCCGATCACTACCATTTCCTTTCCCACTTCTTCGCTGACatatctaaatttaaaattcaaactGCTGCTACAATTCTACGATTCAGAGCTATTAGGTCTAAAACCCCTCATTTCAATTCAATCTCCGCCTCT TATGAAGAGTGATTTGGAAGAGCGGGTGGCAAGGATGGAGCTGAAAGGGAGTCCCGCCGAGTGGGCCCCTCACTCGCGCTGCTGGATCGGCTGGCCT GAACGGCCAGACAATTGGCGTGATAATGCCGTGCATGCTCAACGCGTCTTTACTAAAGTGGAAACTGCAAGTTCAAGATTTGAACCAGTTACTGTATGTGCCAGTTCTGTGCAG TGGAAGAATGCGCGTGGTCACTTGCCGGAACATATCAGGGTGGTTGAGATGAGCATGAATGACTCTTGGCTTCGTGACTTTGGCCCAACG GTTCTGGAAATTGAAAATGTTCCAAGGTTTTCTCATTCTATGATTCTTGAAGGTGGAAGCATTGATGTTGATGGAGAAGGTCCTTTCCATGTACTGGCATACAGAAAACTGCTAGTGACCAATTCAATGCTTTTTTTCTCCACCCTAGCTAAATATTCAACCTTCATCATTCACTTATAA
- the LOC121759947 gene encoding L-type lectin-domain containing receptor kinase IX.1-like, whose translation MATCCSASAHGHLIIFLLFLAPFSLSLNFQLPRFSPDDTTILLEGDAMVSVGKIEFNKVNYIFRVGRVIYNGKVPLWSSSSSSADFTTHFSFTIDTQRNRNHGNGLAFFLAPVGFEIPPNSGGGFLGLFNTTTTGSSRSQILHVEFDSLPNSGGWDPPYEHVGINKNSIASSVTTPWNVTLHDGEAADVWIVYIAAATNLTVFWSYNGAPNSSLSYQVDIKEVLPQWATVGISAATGSNVERHILHSWEFTSSLDIKETGQNNTEIALIVGLSVGAFVMVLTVTVLAYVLVKKRRAKKTRNRAYSISIGDDDLERATGPRRFSYLELASATNNFSEAKKQGEGGFGSVYKGHLVDIDIPVAVKRISKGSRQGKKEYIAEVKTIGMLRHRNLVQLIGWCHDQGEFMLVYEFMPNGSLDRHLFRRMSSLQWTLRYSIAKGLASALLYLHEEWEQCVVHRDIKSSNVLLDSSFNAKLGDFGLARLMEHGIKPKTTGIAGTLGYLAPEYVMSGRASKESDVFSFGVVALEIATGRRSTDPLEEKGLVAWAWDLYGKGQLVSGVDGRLEGEFDGREVERVMIVGLWCAHPDWNRRPSIRQAIQVLNLEKEGPTLPLEMPTPVYYAPALAPASTSSAASTEPFVTGSSIDIGR comes from the exons ATGGCCACATGTTGCTCTGCCTCTGCACATGGACATCTCATCATCTTTCTCCTCTTTCTcgcccctttctctctctctctcaacttcCAATTACCCCGTTTCAGCCCCGATGACACCACCATACTCCTCGAAGGCGACGCCATGGTCTCCGTCGGAAAAATCGAGTTCAACAAGGTCAACTACATCTTCCGTGTCGGCCGAGTTATATACAACGGCAAG GTGCCTCTGTGGAGCTCTTCCAGCTCCTCCGCAGATTTCACCACACATTTCTCCTTCACCATTGACACGCAGCGAAATCGAAATCACGGCAACGGCCTCGCCTTCTTCCTCGCTCCTGTCGGGTTCGAGATCCCGCCAAACTCTGGGGGCGGCTTCCTAGGCCTCTTCAATACCACCACCACGGGCTCATCGCGGAGCCAGATCCTCCACGTGGAGTTCGACTCCTTGCCAAACTCCGGCGGTTGGGACCCACCGTACGAGCACGTGGGGATCAACAAGAACTCCATCGCCTCCTCCGTCACCACGCCGTGGAATGTCACTTTACACGACGGAGAGGCCGCGGATGTCTGGATCGTCTACATCGCGGCCGCTACGAACCTAACCGTCTTCTGGAGCTACAATGGCGCCCCTAATTCAAGCCTTTCTTATCAAGTGGATATCAAGGAAGTTCTACCTCAATGGGCCACGGTTGGGATCTCGGCTGCCACCGGCTCCAACGTCGAACGCCACATTCTTCATTCGTGGGAGTTCACTTCGAGTTTAGATATTAAAGAAACTGGTCAAAATAACACCGAAATAGCACTGATTGTAGGTTTATCTGTAGGGGCGTTTGTTATGGTACTAACCGTTACTGTATTAGCATACGTGTTAGTGAAGAAACGAAGagcaaagaaaacccgaaacagAGCTTACTCAATATCCATAGGAGATGATGATCTTGAGAGAGCAACCGGGCCGAGAAGATTTTCCTACCTAGAGCTTGCTTCGGCCACAAACAACTTCTCCGAAGCAAAAAAACAAGGAGAGGGAGGATTCGGAAGCGTTTACAAAGGGCACCTCGTGGATATAGATATCCCGGTCGCGGTGAAGAGAATCTCCAAGGGATCTCGGCAAGGTAAGAAGGAATACATCGCGGAGGTGAAGACCATAGGCATGTTGCGACATAGGAACCTGGTGCAACTGATCGGTTGGTGCCACGACCAGGGCGAGTTCATGCTCGTCTACGAGTTCATGCCTAATGGAAGCCTGGATCGTCATCTATTCAGAAGAATGTCAAGTCTACAGTGGACATTGAGATACAGTATAGCTAAGGGATTGGCATCCGCACTGCTCTACCTCCACGAGGAATGGGAGCAGTGCGTGGTGCACAGGGACATTAAGTCGAGCAATGTATTGTTGGATTCGAGCTTCAACGCGAAGCTAGGCGACTTTGGGCTGGCTCGGCTGATGGAGCATGGGATCAAGCCCAAGACCACAGGGATAGCGGGGACGTTAGGGTATCTGGCGCCAGAGTATGTGATGAGTGGGAGAGCCAGCAAGGAATCGGATGTGTTTAGCTTTGGGGTGGTGGCGCTGGAGATAGCGACGGGAAGACGATCGACGGATCCTTTGGAAGAGAAAGGGTTGGTGGCGTGGGCGTGGGATCTGTATGGGAAGGGGCAACTTGTGTCGGGGGTGGACGGGAGACTGGAAGGGGAGTTTGATGGGAGGGAGGTGGAGAGAGTGATGATAGTGGGGCTTTGGTGTGCTCATCCTGACTGGAATAGGAGGCCGTCGATTCGACAAGCGATCCAGGTATTGAATTTGGAGAAAGAGGGGCCTACGCTTCCGTTGGAAATGCCGACGCCGGTGTATTATGCACCTGCCCTTGCTCCGGCTAGTACCTCATCAGCTGCCTCTACCGAGCCCTTTGTCACCGGCTCTAGTATCGATATTGGCCGATAA
- the LOC121761002 gene encoding agmatine deiminase-like isoform X1, translating into MNEALAAPITTISFPTSSLTYLNLKFKLLLQFYDSELLGLKPLISIQSPPLMKSDLEERVARMELKGSPAEWAPHSRCWIGWPERPDNWRDNAVHAQRVFTKVETASSRFEPVTVCASSVQWKNARGHLPEHIRVVEMSMNDSWLRDFGPTFVIRNSFSDKEKLGSKVAGIDWNFNGYGGMDEGCYDDWSLDLLIAHKVLEIENVPRFSHSMILEGGSIDVDGEGPFHVLAYRKLLVTNSMLFFSTLAKYSTFIIHL; encoded by the exons atgaaTGAAGCACTAGCAGCTCCGATCACTACCATTTCCTTTCCCACTTCTTCGCTGACatatctaaatttaaaattcaaactGCTGCTACAATTCTACGATTCAGAGCTATTAGGTCTAAAACCCCTCATTTCAATTCAATCTCCGCCTCT TATGAAGAGTGATTTGGAAGAGCGGGTGGCAAGGATGGAGCTGAAAGGGAGTCCCGCCGAGTGGGCCCCTCACTCGCGCTGCTGGATCGGCTGGCCT GAACGGCCAGACAATTGGCGTGATAATGCCGTGCATGCTCAACGCGTCTTTACTAAAGTGGAAACTGCAAGTTCAAGATTTGAACCAGTTACTGTATGTGCCAGTTCTGTGCAG TGGAAGAATGCGCGTGGTCACTTGCCGGAACATATCAGGGTGGTTGAGATGAGCATGAATGACTCTTGGCTTCGTGACTTTGGCCCAACG TTTGTTATCAGAAATAGTTTCTCTGATAAAGAGAAGTTAGGCAGCAAGGTTGCAGGAATTGACTGGAACTTCAATGGCTATGGTG GCATGGATGAAGGTTGTTATGATGATTGGAGCCTTGACTTACTTATAGCTCATAAG GTTCTGGAAATTGAAAATGTTCCAAGGTTTTCTCATTCTATGATTCTTGAAGGTGGAAGCATTGATGTTGATGGAGAAGGTCCTTTCCATGTACTGGCATACAGAAAACTGCTAGTGACCAATTCAATGCTTTTTTTCTCCACCCTAGCTAAATATTCAACCTTCATCATTCACTTATAA
- the LOC121762710 gene encoding uncharacterized protein LOC121762710, which yields MLMIIQSPFPIPIPTQTFVTLFYNLSSSFFLIFIFFHFTSIFLAKLFIFFGGNPFFQRNQDSYEFAAFFDEEVEEEEENDYYAVKPVAFVNQHATFDEDVFVGDVDSEESGYATAASEASTYDDDEEEEEEIIARDTDSSSYDSETNEIGPTSGFRDTSFIPSNNDIDHIHQVPAEKHGQRQASDIREEEKYLVFQPVAAELGKKLVREDDEREMFGDSFTIGSTSKDSSDWRSSIHCRDSATEDPFSSSSRRSCPKWESYAVFHKYDEEMLFLDRISAQKLSETESLRSIQACPRSISERIAHKIRTRSQRSTEYRQNPYRELESAYVAQICLTWEALNWNYSYFQRLRASRRELDPGCPAYVGQQFQQFQVLLQRYVENEPYEHGRRPDIYARMRSLAPKLLQVPEYRDSEDPEKKEEGSGSRIPSGSFLQIMEESIRTFMDFLKQDKKNHCQILADLFKRNRKGSADATLLLLLKKVNKKKKAKLQELRRSGKCLRKRKFNAEDEIAILMAQIDLKIVSRVLRMGMLNGDQLHWCENKMTKVRVSDGKLQRDSSPLFFPAH from the exons ATGCTTATGATAATTCAATCTCCATTTCCAATCCCAATTCCAACACAAACATTTGTCACACTTTTCTACAATctctcttcctccttcttcctcatcttcatcttcttccacTTCACCTCCATTTTTCTTGCTAAATTGTTCATCTTCTTCGGCGGCAATCCCTTCTTCCAAAG GAATCAAGACAGTTACGAATTCGCCGCCTTCTTCGACGAggaagttgaagaagaagaagaaaatgactACTACGCCGTTAAGCCGGTCGCGTTCGTGAATCAACACGCGACGTTCGATGAAGATGTTTTTGTCGGCGATGTTGATAGCGAAGAAAGTGGCTACGCCACAGCAGCTTCCGAAGCTTCTACATATGACGACgacgaagaagaggaagaggagatTATTGCAAGAGACACGGATTCTTCATCGTACGATTCCGAAACAAACGAAATTGGTCCCACTTCAGGATTCAGAGATACAAGCTTCATACCTAGTAATAATGACATTGATCATATTCATCAAG TTCCGGCGGAGAAGCACGGGCAGCGGCAGGCGAGTGATATAAGGGAAGAGGAGAAATATCTGGTTTTCCAGCCGGTGGCGGCCGAGCTGGGGAAGAAGTTAGTGAGAGAAGACGATGAGAGGGAGATGTTCGGCGATAGTTTCACCATCGGATCGACGTCGAAAGACTCTTCCGACTGGCGGAGCTCAATCCACTGCCGTGACTCCGCCACCGAAGACCCCTTCTCCTCCTCGTCGAGGCGGAGCTGCCCCAAGTGGGAATCCTACGCCGTTTTCCATAAATACGACGAAGAAATGCTCTTTCTCGACCGAATCTCCGCCCAAAAACTCTCCGAAACAG AGTCGTTGAGGTCGATCCAGGCGTGTCCGAGATCGATATCGGAGAGAATCGCGCACAAGATACGGACAAGGAGCCAGAGATCGACGGAATATCGACAGAATCCGTATCGCGAGCTGGAATCTGCTTACGTGGCGCAGATATGCCTGACGTGGGAGGCTCTCAACTGGAACTACAGCTACTtccagcggctccgggcttcgcGGCGCGAGTTAGACCCGGGATGCCCCGCCTACGTGGGGCAGCAGTTCCAGCAGTTCCAGGTGCTGCTCCAGCGTTATGTCGAGAACGAGCCCTACGAGCACGGCCGCCGCCCTGACATCTACGCCCGGATGAGGAGTCTGGCGCCAAAACTCCTGCAAGTTCCAGAATATCGAG ATTCTGAGGATCCTGAGAAGAAAGAAGAGGGGTCGGGATCGAGAATCCCATCGGGTTCGTTTCTCCAGATCATGGAAGAATCGATTAGAACATTCATGGATTTCCTCAAACAAGACAAGAAGAATCATTGCCAAATCCTCGCGGATTTGTTCAAGCGAAACAGAAAGGGATCCGCGGATGCAACCCTCCTACTCTTGCTCAAGAAAGTGaacaaaaag AAAAAGGCCAAGCTGCAGGAGCTGAGGAGGTCGGGGAAGTGcctgaggaagaggaagttcAATGCGGAGGATGAGATAGCGATCTTGATGGCTCAGATCGATCTCAAAATCGTGTCGAGGGTGCTGAGGATGGGGATGTTGAATGGTGACCAACTGCATTGGTGTGAAAACAAGATGACTAAAGTTAGAGTCTCAGATGGGAAACTGCAGAGAGATTCCTCCCCACTTTTCTTCCCAGCTCATTGA
- the LOC121761280 gene encoding uncharacterized protein LOC121761280, protein MDIWNRARSFAEEAAKKSQELRQTIAAANLSDVVSEASKRSKELASEALKRADQITAQIPPAAAAITNLVDSASSKPGIDAADLEKYGVTDELREFVKEITINTFQDFPLEDDSQVSDVPTVSNIQQDLTEWQEKHAKLVLLTVKEVSKLRYQLCPREMKERKFWRIYFLLVNSHVAPYEQRYHDDVKIKTAEKVKDAEVKEVSSGETSSKTADETAKPKSNNLEKKASEQDLDAFLLGDLEDGDDGPDDGDNNDFDDDF, encoded by the exons ATGGACATCTGGAACCGAGCTCGCTCCTTCGCGGAGGAAGCGGCCAAGAAATCTCAGGAGCTCAGGCAGACAATCGCCGCCGCCAACCTCTCCGACGTCGTCTCCGAGGCCTCCAAGCGCTCCAAGGAGCTCGCCTCCGAGGCTCTCAAGCGCGCTGATCAGATCACCGCTCAGATCccccccgccgccgccgccatcaCCAATCTCGTCGACTCCGCCTCCTCCAAGCCAGGCATTGACGCCGCCGATCTCGAAAAGTATGGGGTCACTGATGAGCTGAGGGAGTTTGTCAAGGAAATTACCATCAACACCTTCCAGGATTTCCCGCTTGAAG ATGACTCACAGGTGTCTGATGTTCCTACGGTTTCAAATATCCAACAGGATCTCACGGAGTGGCAAGAAAAGCATGCAAAGCTTGTTCTATTAACTGTGAAG gAAGTTTCAAAGTTAAGGTATCAGCTGTGCCCACGAGAGATGAAAGAAAGGAAATTCTGGAGAATCTACTTCCTTCTAGTTAACAGCCATGTTGCTCC ATACGAACAACGTTACCATGATGATGTAAAGATTAAAACTGCTGAAAAGGTGAAAGATGCTGAAGTGAAGGAAGTTTCATCAGGTGAAACATCATCTAAAACAGCAGATGAGACTGCTAAACCTAAAAGCAATAATTTGGAGAAAAAAGCTTCTGAGCAAGATTTAGATGCATTTCTTCTTGGAGATCTTGAGGATGGTGATGACGGTCCAG ATGATGGAGACAACAATGACTTTGATGATGATTTTTGA
- the LOC121761002 gene encoding agmatine deiminase-like isoform X3 yields the protein MNEALAAPITTISFPTSSLTYLNLKFKLLLQFYDSELLGLKPLISIQSPPLMKSDLEERVARMELKGSPAEWAPHSRCWIGWPERPDNWRDNAVHAQRVFTKVETASSRFEPVTVCASSVQWKNARGHLPEHIRVVEMSMNDSWLRDFGPTFVIRNSFSDKEKLGSKVAGIDWNFNGYGGMDEGCYDDWSLDLLIAHKVLEIENVPRFSHSMILEGGSIDVDGEDCQTRRCS from the exons atgaaTGAAGCACTAGCAGCTCCGATCACTACCATTTCCTTTCCCACTTCTTCGCTGACatatctaaatttaaaattcaaactGCTGCTACAATTCTACGATTCAGAGCTATTAGGTCTAAAACCCCTCATTTCAATTCAATCTCCGCCTCT TATGAAGAGTGATTTGGAAGAGCGGGTGGCAAGGATGGAGCTGAAAGGGAGTCCCGCCGAGTGGGCCCCTCACTCGCGCTGCTGGATCGGCTGGCCT GAACGGCCAGACAATTGGCGTGATAATGCCGTGCATGCTCAACGCGTCTTTACTAAAGTGGAAACTGCAAGTTCAAGATTTGAACCAGTTACTGTATGTGCCAGTTCTGTGCAG TGGAAGAATGCGCGTGGTCACTTGCCGGAACATATCAGGGTGGTTGAGATGAGCATGAATGACTCTTGGCTTCGTGACTTTGGCCCAACG TTTGTTATCAGAAATAGTTTCTCTGATAAAGAGAAGTTAGGCAGCAAGGTTGCAGGAATTGACTGGAACTTCAATGGCTATGGTG GCATGGATGAAGGTTGTTATGATGATTGGAGCCTTGACTTACTTATAGCTCATAAG GTTCTGGAAATTGAAAATGTTCCAAGGTTTTCTCATTCTATGATTCTTGAAGGTGGAAGCATTGATGTTGATGGAGAAG ATTGTCAGACTCGAAGATGCTCGTGA